The Clostridium cylindrosporum DSM 605 genome has a window encoding:
- a CDS encoding TrmH family RNA methyltransferase: protein MISKDNKLVKKAQKLKKKKYREIEGLFLAEGIRFVEAAIENGSAEYVLYSNMIYSTNGYERVLESDVDSFEVQDSILRDICDTESPQGVVAICTKKDHVIEEIMGDLLVIVDGVQDPGNLGTIIRTCDAAGVSGIIILKGTVDVYNPKVLRSTMGSIFHIPIVSADNFSNTSNILLNNGYKILATSLQGKKSLYEYNFSNKTAVILGNEANGVSDENLSLATDLIIIPMEGEAESLNVGVANSVIVYEALRQRIYKK, encoded by the coding sequence ATGATATCAAAGGACAATAAGTTAGTAAAGAAAGCGCAAAAGCTTAAAAAGAAAAAGTATAGAGAAATAGAAGGACTTTTTTTAGCTGAAGGGATTAGATTTGTTGAAGCAGCTATTGAAAATGGATCTGCGGAGTATGTTTTATATAGTAATATGATATATTCTACAAATGGTTATGAAAGAGTTTTGGAATCAGATGTAGATTCATTTGAGGTACAGGATTCTATTTTAAGGGATATATGCGATACAGAATCTCCTCAGGGAGTAGTTGCTATATGTACTAAAAAGGATCATGTTATTGAAGAAATAATGGGAGATTTATTAGTTATTGTAGATGGTGTTCAAGACCCTGGAAACTTAGGTACAATAATAAGAACATGTGATGCAGCGGGTGTATCTGGAATCATTATTCTTAAGGGAACAGTTGATGTTTATAATCCTAAGGTGTTAAGGTCTACCATGGGGTCCATATTTCATATACCAATAGTTAGTGCTGATAACTTTAGTAATACATCTAATATTCTTTTAAATAATGGTTATAAAATATTAGCCACAAGCCTTCAAGGTAAAAAGTCTTTATATGAATATAACTTTTCAAATAAGACAGCGGTTATACTAGGTAATGAAGCAAATGGTGTAAGTGATGAGAATCTATCACTTGCAACTGACCTTATTATAATACCTATGGAGGGTGAAGCGGAATCCTTAAATGTTGGAGTAGCAAACTCTGTTATAGTATACGAGGCTTTAAGACAAAGGATTTATAAAAAATAG
- a CDS encoding potassium channel family protein gives MTSKQYVIIGLGRFGTSIAKTLYSLGNEVLAVDVDEEVVQEVSQDVTHAVQADSTDESVLRALGLRNFDVAVITIGSDVQASIMATLLVKELGVKYVIAKAHNEVHAKVLYKIGADRVVFPERDMGVRVAHNLCSSNILDYIELSPDYSIMEVTAINKWVGKSLKDLNIRSRFGINVMAIKRGNDINISPEADEYIKKGDILVVIGGTESLKDIEEYSE, from the coding sequence ATGACTTCAAAACAATATGTTATTATAGGACTTGGGAGATTTGGAACAAGTATTGCCAAAACACTTTATTCACTTGGAAATGAAGTTTTAGCAGTAGATGTTGATGAAGAGGTAGTGCAGGAAGTTTCTCAGGATGTTACACATGCAGTACAAGCTGACTCAACTGATGAAAGTGTTCTAAGGGCCCTTGGACTTAGAAACTTTGATGTTGCTGTAATTACTATAGGCTCAGATGTACAGGCGAGTATAATGGCAACACTTCTTGTAAAAGAACTTGGAGTAAAATATGTAATAGCAAAAGCTCATAATGAGGTTCATGCTAAGGTTCTGTATAAAATAGGTGCTGATAGAGTAGTGTTCCCAGAACGTGATATGGGAGTTAGGGTTGCACATAACCTGTGCTCATCTAACATACTAGATTATATAGAGCTTTCTCCGGATTATAGCATAATGGAAGTAACAGCTATTAATAAGTGGGTTGGAAAATCTCTTAAGGATCTAAATATCAGAAGTAGGTTTGGAATAAATGTTATGGCAATAAAAAGAGGAAATGACATTAATATTTCTCCAGAAGCTGATGAATACATTAAAAAGGGAGATATTTTAGTTGTAATTGGAGGAACTGAGTCACTTAAGGATATTGAAGAATACAGCGAATAG